In the genome of Pongo pygmaeus isolate AG05252 chromosome 9, NHGRI_mPonPyg2-v2.0_pri, whole genome shotgun sequence, one region contains:
- the UBQLN3 gene encoding ubiquilin-3, which produces MAKGGEALPQGSPAPVQDPHLIKVTVKTPKDKEDFSVTDTCTIQQLKEEISQRFKAHPDQLVLIFAGKILKDPDSLAQCGVRDGLTVHLVIKMQRCAMGNECPAASVPTQGPSPGSLPQPSSIYPADGPPAFSLGLLTGLSGLGLAYCGFPDQPSSLMRQHVSVPEFVAQLIDDPFIQGLLSNTGLVRQLVLDNPHMQQLIQHNPEIGHILNNPEIMRQTLEFLRNPAMMQEMIRSQDRVLSNLESIPGGYNVLRTMYTDIMDPMLNAVQEQFGGNPFATATADNATTTTSQPSRMENCDPLPNPWTSTHGGSGSRQGRQDGDQDTPDIRNRFPNFLGIIGLYDYLQQLHENPQSLGTYLQGTASALSQSQEPPPPVNRVPPSSPSSQEPGSGQPLPKESVAIKGRSSCPAFLRYPTENSTGQGGDQDGAGKSSTGHSTNLPDLVSGLGDSANRVPFAPLSSSPTAAIPGIPEPPWLPSPAYPRSLRPDGMNPAPQLQDEIQPQLPLLMHLQAAMANPRALQALRQIEQGLQVLATEAPRLLLWFMPCLAGMGSVAGGIESREDPLMSEDPLPNPPPEVFPALDSAELGFHSPPFLHMLQDLVSTNPQQLQPEAHFQVQLEQLRSMGFLNREANLQALIATGGDVDAAVEKLRQS; this is translated from the coding sequence ATGGCCAAAGGTGGAGAAGCCCTGCCACAGGGCAGCCCAGCACCAGTCCAGGATCCCCACCTCATCAAGGTGACAGTGAAGACGCCCAAAGACAAGGAGGATTTCTCAGTTACAGACACATGCACCATCCAGCAGCTGAAGGAAGAGATATCTCAGCGCTTTAAGGCCCACCCTGATCAGCTTGTTCTAATCTTTGCTGGCAAAATCCTCAAGGATCCTGACTCACTGGCACAATGTGGAGTGCGAGATGGCCTCACTGTCCACCTGGTCATCAAGATGCAGCGCTGTGCCATGGGCAATGAGTGCCCAGCTGCCTCTGTGCCTACCCAGGGCCCAAGTCCTGGATCACTCCCTCAGCCAAGCTCCATTTACCCAGCAGATGGGCCCCCTGCCTTTAGCTTAGGTCTCCTCACAGGCCTCAGTGGGCTGGGCTTGGCCTATTGTGGCTTCCCTGACCAGCCAAGCTCACTAATGCGGCAGCATGTGTCTGTGCCTGAGTTTGTGGCTCAGCTCATTGATGACCCCTTCATCCAGGGTCTGCTGTCCAACACAGGCCTAGTACGCCAGCTGGTTCTTGACAACCCCCATATGCAGCAGCTGATCCAGCACAACCCTGAGATTGGGCATATTCTCAACAACCCTGAAATTATGCGGCAGACACTGGAGTTTTTACGTAACCCTGCCATGATGCAGGAGATGATACGTAGCCAGGACCGGGTGCTCAGTAACTTGGAAAGCATTCCTGGTGGCTACAATGTGCTTCGCACTATGTACACAGATATTATGGACCCAATGCTTAATGCAGTCCAGGAGCAGTTTGGTGGCAATCCCTttgccactgccactgctgatAATGCCACCACTACCACCAGCCAACCTTCAAGGATGGAGAATTGTgaccctctccccaacccctggaCTTCTACACATGGAGGCTCAGGTAGCAGGCAAGGAAGGCAGGATGGGGATCAGGATACACCTGACATTAGAAATAGGTTTCCAAACTTTCTGGGTATTATCGGGCTCTATGACTATCTCCAGCAATTACACGAGAACCCCCAGTCCCTAGGAACTTATCTACAGGGGACTGCATCTGCCCTAAGCCAAAGCCAGGAACCACCACCACCAGTAAACAGAGTTCCCCCATCGTCACCCTCATCTCAGGAGCCTGGGTCAGGCCAGCCCCTCCCCAAGGAGTCAGTAGCAATCAAGGGAAGGTCCTCCTGCCCAGCTTTCCTGAGATACCCCACAGAGAACAGTACTGGACAAGGTGGAGACCAAGATGGTGCAGGGAAAAGCTCTACTGGACATAGCACAAACTTGCCTGATCTTGTCTCGGGGCTGGGAGATTCTGCCAACAGGGTTCCATTTGCTCCCTTATCCTCTTCCCCCACGGCAGCCATTCCTGGAATCCCTGAGCCTCCCTGGCTGCCATCCCCAGCTTATCCAAGATCTCTGAGGCCAGATGGCATGAATCCGGCTCCACAGTTACAGGATGAGATACAACCACAGCTGCCACTGCTGATGCACCTTCAGGCAGCCATGGCAAACCCCCGTGCCCTGCAAGCCCTGCGGCAGATTGAGCAGGGTCTGCAGGTCCTAGCTACTGAAGCACCACGCCTCCTACTCTGGTTCATGCCTTGCCTAGCAGGGATGGGTAGTGTGGCAGGAGGTATAGAGTCTAGAGAAGATCCCCTTATGTCTGAGGATCCTCTCCCAAATCCACCTCCTGAGGTGTTCCCAGCACTGGACTCTGCAGAGCTGGGCTTCCATTCCCCTCCCTTTCTCCATATGCTGCAAGATTTAGTTAGTACAAATCCCCAGCAGCTGCAGCCTGAGGCTCACTTTCAGGTGCAGCTGGAGCAACTGCGGTCCATGGGCTTTCTGAATCGTGAAGCCAATCTTCAGGCCCTCATTGCTACGGGGGGCGACGTGGATGCTGCTGTGGAGAAGCTGAGACAGTCGTAG
- the LOC129008858 gene encoding LOW QUALITY PROTEIN: olfactory receptor 52D1-like (The sequence of the model RefSeq protein was modified relative to this genomic sequence to represent the inferred CDS: inserted 1 base in 1 codon) produces MSDSNLSDNHLPDTFLTGIPGLEAAHFWIAIPVCAMYLVALVGNAALILVIAXDNALHAPMYLFLCLLSLTDLALSSTTVPKMLAIQWLHTGEISFGGCLAQMFCVHSIYALESSILLAMAFDRYVAICNPLRYTTILNHAVIGRTGFVGLFRSVAIVSPFIFLLRRLPYCGHRVMIHTYCEHMGIARLACANTTVNIVYGLTVALLAMGLDSILIAISYGFILHAVFHLPSRDAQHKALSTCGSHIGIILVFYIPAFFSFLTHRFGHHQVPKHVHIFLANLYVLVPPVLNPIIYGARTKEIQSRLLKLLHLGKTSI; encoded by the exons ATGTCAGATTCCAACCTCAGTGATAACCATCTTCCAGACACCTTCTTAACAGGGATCCCAGGGCTGGAGGCTGCCCACTTCTGGATTGCCATCCCTGTCTGTGCCATGTATCTTGTAGCACTGGTTGGAAATGCTGCCCTCATCCTGGTCATTG ATGACAATGCTCTTCATGCACCTATGTacctcttcctctgccttctctcACTCACAGACCTGGCTCTCAGTTCTACCACTGTGCCCAAGATGCTGGCCATTCAGTGGCTACATACTGGTGAGATTTCCTTTGGTGGATGCCTGGCCCAGATGTTTTGTGTCCATTCTATCTATGCTCTGGAGTCCTCAATTCTACTTGCCATGGCCTTTGATAGATATGTGGCTATCTGTAACCCATTAAGGTACACAACCATTCTCAACCATGCTGTCATAGGCAGAACTGGCTTTGTTGGGCTATTCCGTAGTGTGGCTATTGTCTCCCCCTTCATCTTCTTGCTGAGGCGACTCCCCTACTGTGGTCACCGTGTCATGATACACACATACTGTGAGCATATGGGCATTGCCCGACTGGCCTGTGCCAACACCACTGTCAATATTGTCTATGGGCTAACTGTGGCTCTGCTGGCCATGGGACTGGATTCCATTCTCATTGCCATTTCCTATGGCTTCATCCTCCATGCAGTCTTTCATCTTCCATCTCGTGATGCCCAGCACAAAGCTCTGAGTACCTGTGGCTCCCACATTGGCATCATCCTGGTTTTCTACATCCCtgccttcttctccttcctcacccATCGCTTTGGTCACCACCAAGTCCCCAAACATGTGCACATCTTTCTGGCTAATCTCTATGTGCTGGTGCCTCCTGTACTCAATCCTATTATCTATGGAGCTAGAACCAAGGAGATTCAGAGTCGACTTCTAAAACTGCTTCACCTGGGGAAGACTTCAATATGA